The following proteins come from a genomic window of Triticum aestivum cultivar Chinese Spring chromosome 6A, IWGSC CS RefSeq v2.1, whole genome shotgun sequence:
- the LOC123128750 gene encoding golgin subfamily A member 4 — translation MSRVPKWKIEKAKVKVVFRLQFHATNIPSTGWDKLFLSFISADTGKVTAKTNKANVRNGSCKWPDPIYEATRLLQDSRTKTYDDKLYKLVVAMGTSRSSILGEVDVNLAEFAEAVKPVSITLPFRGCNFGTVLHVTAQLLSTKTGFREFEQQRETGARSSQQLVNQRSHDPSEVAVASSNVGSDKANARNKLKETSLGFPVAEDSAGSTEDYENSSHNSDGYFAEKNDPCGSHEISSFRSIHSGDLPLCPTSQSPTPEKGPFRGKRLSPQGSSDWSHGWSPEFSASHDLAAAHDENNRLKSRLEVAESAFSQLKSEATSLQDVTDKLGSETQGLANQLAVELMSRSELTTEVSSLRTECSSLKRELEEMKSAKPLQHKADGGNGVLATDSSVHNLQTEWLQGLLLLESKLQQTRNNALHGLQASDLDFLLADIGALQRVIENLKQGVQLGQMKENNYQEHLAPPSNVAHQSSSGRDHNSDKKNTGSTATMEEKMCGLLQKLEDSKTEKENLLEKMSQIERYYESFIHKLEESQKQTAIELENLRKEHNSCFYTVSVLQAQKQKMHEEMNDQLMRFAEDRTALEAQNKEFERRAVATETALKRVRWNYSAAVDRLQKDLELLSFQVLSMYESSETLAKQPIVEDAEHFPEEHSAIADLSGTIEHDQDRPVVKQRGTEGLHEATASQMFSTENGTSLSFSYKMDDQQNLLRAAKIEELRSRSEVICNPDSQVNCSNTEGPKDASSTMESDILETYAVNIQWQVFSDVLRESHYTALDMIKQMQGRLYVLEKELHDSNDARESLMLKLNSALDQSKSLKESESGYIFKCDDLTVKNQILEAKLQDISVENALLMERLVVSETLVEEHKTCESKYNACTEERKRFENLLMKESQQTSQLKDELRSVMEDFEAVKDELRKQSSLISEQQIVSTSLQEQLSILCSKLISLSKDIDIPCLDDVSLLHELENKNYAAVIASLEFFQQQACQKVLHLHHEKDALEEMCDFLRKRSDKSETELLDVKQKFHCDMAGTEEKLNISEGHVEKLQQELQEMVHKFEIISEAQEQHSISNGDLTSKLAKMEVELRIVTSENETLVEKMKDIAAVVQELERTKITLAESDEDNKTLAESLQSKDELLMHMENEIRGLQNCLSCTEGNLLREKTTREDLESALASLTSQLSEKDQVLLSYNEDKTELLHLRDQISDMSKENSLMQDALSESEQIKRDLSCKNCSLQSQLANAENQLGTILEDFLATEIEASCMRSQVEEVAVQLEYLKNDFGKLQLKNKDADELLRAHMLTVAELTDRNATLESAIHSQEINFARVIQEKEGLEELIKRNEQTLAQVSNSESRDTSVSINNSEAELKYQDEIVQLRAVQTNLEEHVDGLRSAKDEVEILNVVLKSKLEEHHTEASSLLQDSGYQLTNLKEQNKELTQKLAEQTLKAEEFKNLSIQLRELKEKAEAGKKEKEGSLFAIQDSLRIAFIKEQYESKVQELKSQVFVSKKYSEEMLLKLQSALDEVETGRKNEIALAKRIEELSMKVSELEVEMQDLSADKRELSNAYDSIMTDLECTKLNFDCCKEEKQRIEVSLQECSEERNRIRVELDLVKKLLENMALTDHVASPDNSGSRIPRATSIGQILGDVKSGSAPELIPKLTEVDSELQEDEGEIHSTHISSNVAESEDVGKSDEHPHAKHAPTKNLENCHKQSEESLEDHPTVDNTIKDISKEHKKLANDLNLFQKELERLKNENSSPLLPLDINLIDPSLSGLERALSQLDMANEHLRSIFPSFKELPGSGNALERVLALELELAEALQTKKKTDILFQSSFLKQHNDESAVFQSFRDINELIQDTIELRRKQVAVESELEEMHGRYSELSLQFAEVEGERQKLAMTLKARSPRK, via the exons ATTCCATCTACAGGATGGGACAAGTTGTTTTTGTCCTTTATCTCTGCTGATACAGGAAAGGTAACTgcaaaaacaaataaagcaaatgTGAGGAATGGAAGCTGTAAATGGCCAGATCCTATTTATGAAGCAACACGACTTCTTCAGGATTCTAGGACTAAGACATATGATGACAAGCTCTACAAGCTTGTTGTGGCCATG GGGACTTCTCGATCTAGTATTCTTGGGGAGGTCGATGTTAATCTTGCCGAATTTGCAGAAGCAGTGAAGCCTGTTTCAATCACACTTCCTTTTCGTGGTTGCAACTTTGGAACAGTATTACAT GTCACGGCACAACTGCTCAGCACCAAAACTGGCTTCAG GGAATTTGAACAGCAAAGAGAAACTGGTGCCAGAAGTTCCCAGCAGCTAGTGAATCAAAGAAGTCACGATCCTTCTGAAGTTGCTGTTGCTTCATCCAATGTTGGTAGTGATAAG GCTAACGCAAGGAATAAGTTAAAAGAAACTTCTTTGGGGTTCCCTGTGGCCGAAGATTCTGCGGGTTCAACCGAAGATTATGAAAATTCATCACATAATTCAGATGGTTATTTTGCCGAAAAGAATGATCCGTGTGGCAGTCATGAAATCAGTAGCTTTAGGAGCATACACTCAGGTGATTTACCACTTTGTCCGACAAGTCAAAGCCCTACACCAGAGAAGGGGCCATTTCGGGGTAAGCGTCTTTCACCACAAGGGAGCAGTGATTGGAGTCATGGTTGGAGTCCTGAGTTCTCTGCCAGTCATGATCTTGCTGCTGCTCATGACGAGAATAATCGACTCAAGTCCAGATTGGAGGTGGCTGAGTCGGCCTTTTCTCAGCTCAAGTCAGAAGCAACATCCCTGCAAGATGTCACTGACAAATTAGGCAGTGAAACGCAGGGCCTAGCTAACCAGCTTGCTGTTGAACTTATGTCACGCAGCGAGCTCACTACTGAAGTATCTTCCCTAAGGACAGAATGTTCTAGTTTGAAAAGAGAGTTGGAAGAAATGAAATCTGCTAAACCCTTGCAGCATAAGGCTGATGGAGGAAATGGTGTTCTTGCTACAGATAGTTCAGTACATAATCTCCAAACAGAATGGCTGCAAGGCTTGCTGCTTCTTGAAAGtaaactgcagcagaccagaaATAATGCTCTCCATGGACTTCAAGCAAGTGATCTTGATTTCCTTCTTGCTGATATAGGGGCTCTTCAGCGTGTTATTGAGAACCTCAAGCAAGGTGTTCAGCTTGGACAAATGAAAGAAAATAATTATCAAGAACATTTGGCTCCACCATCCAATGTTGCCCATCAATCAAGCTCCGGACGTGATCATAATTCCGACAAGAAAAACACTGGCAGTACAGCCACGATGGAGGAAAAAATGTGTGGGCTCTTGCAGAAGTTGGAGGACTCAAAAACTGAGAAGGAGAATCTTCTGGAGAAGATGAGCCAGATTGAGCGCTACTACGAATCTTTTATCCACAAGCTTGAGGAAAGCCAGAAGCAGACAGCAATTGAATTGGAAAATCTTAGGAAAGAACACAATTCTTGTTTCTACACAGTTTCTGTCCTCCAAGCCCAGAAGCAGAAAATGCATGAGGAGATGAATGACCAGCTAATGAGATTTGCTGAGGACAGAACAGCTTTAGAAGCTCAAAATAAGGAGTTCGAGAGGAGAGCTGTTGCTACGGAAACAGCACTTAAGAGGGTCCGATGGAATTATTCTGCAGCTGTTGATCGTCTACAGAAAGACCTTGAGTTGCTGTCCTTTCAGGTTCTCTCTATGTATGAGTCAAGTGAAACTCTTGCAAAGCAACCCATTGTAGAAGATGCTGAGCATTTTCCTGAAGAGCATTCTGCAATAGCAGATTTAAGCGGTACTATAGAACATGACCAAGACAGGCCTGTTGTCAAACAACGGGGAACTGAAGGTCTTCATGAGGCAACTGCATCTCAAATGTTTTCAACTGAAAATGGCACATCACTTAGTTTTAGCTACAAAATGGATGACCAGCAAAACCTCCTTCGGGCTGCCAAAATTGAAGAACTTCGTAGCAGATCTGAAGTCATATGTAATCCTGATTCACAGGTGAACTGCTCCAACACCGAAGGACCAAAAGATGCTTCTTCCACAATGGAATCTGATATTTTAGAAACGTACGCTGTTAACATTCAGTGGCAGGTGTTCTCTGATGTGCTACGGGAATCTCACTATACTGCACTGGATATGATTAAGCAAATGCAGGGAAGGCTATACGTGCTAGAAAAAGAACTCCATGACTCTAATGATGCTAGGGAGTCTTTAATGCTCAAGTTAAACTCTGCACTGGACCAATCAAAAAGTTTGAAAGAAAGTGAATCAGGATACATTTTCAAGTGTGATGATCTGACAGTGAAGAACCAAATATTAGAAGCAAAGCTCCAAGATATTTCAGTTGAAAATGCTTTACTTATGGAAAGGCTTGTGGTATCTGAAACACTTGTTGAGGAACATAAAACTTGTGAAAGCAAGTACAATGCCTGCACTGAAGAAAGGAAGAGATTTGAGAACCTTTTAATGAAAGAAAGTCAGCAAACTAGTCAGCTTAAGGATGAGCTCAGATCAGTAATGGAAGATTTTGAGGCAGTGAAAGATGAATTACGTAAGCAGTCCTCCTTAATCAGTGAGCAGCAAATTGTTTCTACATCACTTCAAGAGCAACTGAGCATCCTATGCTCTAAACTTATTTCTTTGAGCAAGGACATCGACATTCCATGCTTGGATGACGTATCTTTGCTACATGAACTTGAGAACAAGAATTATGCTGCTGTCATAGCAAGCTTGGAATTCTTCCAGCAGCAAGCATGCCAGAAGGTGCTTCATCTCCATCACGAAAAGGACGCATTGGAAGAAATGTGCGATTTTCTCCGGAAGAGATCAGACAAGTCTGAAACAGAATTGCTTGATGTGAAGCAGAAGTTTCATTGTGATATGGCTGGAACAGAAGAAAAGTTGAATATTTCTGAGGGACATGTAGAGAAGCTTCAGCAGGAACTGCAGGAAATGGTACATAAATTTGAGATAATCTCAGAGGCTCAAGAACAACACTCAATCAGCAATGGTGACTTAACATCAAAGTTGGCAAAAATGGAAGTTGAGCTGCGGATTGTCACCAGTGAGAATGAGACTCTTGTTGAAAAGATGAAAGACATTGCTGCTGTTGTTCAGGAACTTGAGAGGACCAAAATAACTCTTGCAGAATCCGACGAAGATAACAAAACTTTGGCCGAGTCTCTACAGTCTAAAGACGAACTGTTGATGCACATGGAAAATGAAATCAGAGGTTTGCAAAATTGTCTGAGCTGTACCGAGGGAAATTTGCTAAGAGAAAAGACAACGAGGGAAGATCTTGAATCTGCCCTCGCAAGTCTTACATCTCAACTTAGTGAGAAGGATCAGGTCCTGCTATCTTATAATGAGGACAAAACAGAGTTACTTCATCTGAGGGACCAGATTTCGGACATGAGTAAAGAAAACAGTTTGATGCAAGATGCTCTTTCAGAAAGTGAGCAAATCAAAAGGGACCTCAGTTGTAAGAATTGCTCTCTTCAGTCCCAGCTCGCCAATGCTGAAAATCAGTTAGGAACAATTCTGGAGGACTTTCTTGCCACTGAAATTGAAGCTAGTTGCATGAGAAGTCAGGTTGAGGAGGTTGCTGTGCAACTTGAATACTTAAAAAATGATTTTGGGAAGCTTCAGCTTAAGAACAAAGATGCTGACGAGTTATTAAGGGCGCACATGTTGACTGTAGCAGAATTAACTGACAGAAATGCCACACTTGAATCAGCTATCCATTCTCAAGAAATCAACTTTGCCAGGGTTATTCAAGAGAAGGAAGGGCTTGAAGAGCTTATAAAAAGAAATGAACAGACATTGGCTCAGGTTAGCAATAGTGAGTCTCGAGATACATCAGTATCAATTAATAACAGTGAGGCAGAATTGAAGTATCAAGATGAGATTGTGCAGCTTAGAGCCGTGCAGACAAATCTTGAGGAGCATGTTGATGGTTTGAGATCAGCGAAAGATGAAGTTGAAATTCTAAacgtggttctgaaatcaaaattGGAGGAACACCATACTGAGGCGTCATCACTGCTACAGGATTCTGGATATCAGTTGACAAATTTAAAAGAACAGAACAAAGAGCTTACGCAGAAACTTGCTGAACAAACTCTGAAGGCAGAAGAGTTCAAGAACCTGTCTATCCAGTTGAGAGAGCTAAAAGAAAAGGCTGAAGCTGGGAAAAAGGAGAAAGAGGGGTCGTTGTTCGCCATACAAGATTCCCTTAGAATTGCATTTATCAAAGAGCAATATGAATCAAAGGTTCAAGAGCTTAAAAGTCAGGTGTTTGTCTCTAAAAAGTATTCTGAAGAGATGTTACTGAAGTTACAAAGTGCTTTGGACGAGGTTGAAACTGGGAGGAAAAACGAGATTGCTCTGGCTAAAAGAATTGAAGAGCTATCAATGAAAGTTTCTGAACTGGAGGTGGAGATGCAGGATTTATCTGCTGATAAAAGAGAGTTGTCTAATGCATATGACAGCATAATGACGGACTTGGAATGCACAAAACTGAACTTCGATTGCTGTAAAGAAGAAAAGCAGAGGATTGAGGTCTCTCTTCAGGAGTGCAGTGAGGAACGCAATAGAATAAGGGTGGAGCTTGACTTAGTGAAAAAGTTGCTGGAGAATATGGCATTAACCGACCATGTCGCGTCACCTGATAATTCTGGATCACGCATCCCTCGTGCCACATCTATCGGGCAAATTCTGGGAGATGTTAAATCTGGGTCTGCACCAGAGTTAATACCAAAACTAACAGAAGTTGATTCAGAATTACAGGAAGATGAAGGTGAAATCCATAGCACACATATTTCATCAAATGTAGCAGAATCAGAAGATGTTGGTAAGTCTGATGAGCATCCACATGCCAAGCATGCACCGACAAAGAACTTGGAG AACTGCCATAAGCAATCTGAGGAATCATTGGAGGATCATCCAACTGTCGACAATACCATCAAAGATATTTCTAAAGAGCATAAGAAATTGGCAAATGACTTGAATCTTTTCCAGAAAGAG CTGGAAAGACTTAAAAATGAGAATTCATCCCCTCTTCTTCCCCTTGACATTAATCTTATTGATCCGTCGCTCAGTGGTTTGGAAAGGGCGTTATCACAGCTTGATATG GCAAATGAACATTTGCGAAGCATTTTCCCTTCATTTAAAGAGCTTCCTGGTTCTGGAAATGCCTTGGAAAGAGTACTTGCTTTGGAGCTTGAGTTGGCGGAAGCGCTGCAAacaaagaagaagacggacatCCTTTTCCAGAG CTCATTCTTGAAGCAACACAACGACGAATCAGCGGTGTTCCAAAGCTTCAGGGACATCAATGAGCTGATACAGGATACAATCGAGTTGAGGAGAAAACAAGTGGCTGTCGAGAGCGAGTTGGAGGAAATGCACGGCAGGTACTCGGAGCTCAGCTTGCAGTTTGCCGAGGTGGAAGGCGAACGACAGAAACTCGCAATGACCCTGAAAGCCCGGTCACCCAGGAAATAA